A DNA window from Paramormyrops kingsleyae isolate MSU_618 chromosome 10, PKINGS_0.4, whole genome shotgun sequence contains the following coding sequences:
- the LOC111847950 gene encoding fibroblast growth factor receptor 4-like, translating into MILVFKLCLLIIFADEVVAKEDAVTEFTFSRSLLQPGYPKNATVSVGGEVKLICKVQKRLSAYVQWFKQDAGHLNADGHSHLRALTTPLGSLTQGSVLPLTNITLEDAGEYVCKAENSEGRSFRSAWIEVLPALPSYQPVLQEGLPANTTAVLGSDVRIYCKVSGASQSDMLIRMQWLKHTGQNGSQYRLDGFPYGRVIKNGTIKISDMEILYLSNVTAKDSGEYTCLAENSFGFSYQSAWLTVLTEQLSGAAGPSERKSEDASETEEAVEHLLLEPGDILKLHCDGNRTGNICWHKDSNRMRQSANVLFSPAAIEITDVTYEDSGLYVCLLCGTGEKLRSFRITVDSLGSGDEETDDDMVDEEDNGQEDADSETDDEEVYFTRGPYWTHVQRMEKKLYAVPAGNTVKFRCPAMGSPLPTIRWLRNGRDFRGEHRIGGIKLRHQHWSLVMESVVPSDRGNYTCLVENMYGAISHSYILDVLERSPHRPILQAGLPANTTAAVGSNVQFYCKVYSDAQPHIQWLKHIERNGSRYGPDGIPYVQILKSGSLNMSDVEVLYLTNITMEDAGEYTCLAGNSIGYSYQSAWLTVLPEDELIGQVDSDETKYTDIIIYASGSLALVMTIIIIILCRMQANSNREHFEALPVQKLSKFPLGRQYSVDSDSSAKSSASLMRVARLSSSCSPVLAGVMEFELPFDPNWEFSRESLTLGKPLGEGCFGQVVKAEAYGINKNSPGQSTAVAVKMLKDDATDKDLADLISEMELMKGMDKHKNIINLLGVCTKDGPLYVLVEYASKGNLREFLRARRPPGMDYTFDMTKVPEEQLTFKDLLSCAYQVARGMEYLASNRCIHRDLAARNVLVTEDNVMKIADFGLARGVHQIDYYKKTTNGRLPVKWMAPEALFDRVYTHQSDVWSFGVLMWEIFTLGGSPYPGIPVEELFKLLREGHRMDKPSNCTHELYVMMRECWHAVPSQRPTFKQLVEELDRVLLSVSNEYLDLSTPFEQYSPSCEDTSSICSSDNDSVFTHDAQSTDPCLPQQTLHCQTGT; encoded by the exons ATGATTCTTGTCTTCAAGCTTTGTCTCCTCATCATTTTTGCTGATGAAGTAGTGGCCAAGGAGGATGCAGTGACAG AATTTACATTTTCACGGTCCCTCCTTCAGCCAGGATACCCCAAAAATGCCACTGTGTCAGTAGGAGGGGAGGTGAAACTCATCTGCAAAGTCCAAAAGCGATTATCAGCTTATGTGCAGTGGTTCAAGCAAGACGCTGGTCACCTGAATGCTGATGGTCATTCTCACCTCAGGGCATTGACT ACACCTCTCGGAAGCCTCACCCAAGGTTCCGTTCTCCCTCTGACAAACATCACTCTTGAAGACGCAGGCGAATATGTGTGCAAAGCTGAGAATTCTGAAGGACGGTCCTTCCGGTCGGCTTGGATCGAGGTCCTACCAG CACTTCCTTCATACCAGCCAGTTCTGCAGGAGGGTCTGCCAGCTAATACCACGGCTGTGTTGGGCAGTGACGTGCGGATTTACTGCAAAGTCAGTGGAGCTTCGCAGAGTGACATGCTGATCCGCATGCAGTGGCTAAAGCATACTGGACAGAATGGCAGCCAGTACAGGCTTGATGGTTTCCCCTATGGGCGAGTTATAAAG AATGGCACTATCAAAATATCAGACATGGAGATTCTTTATCTATCCAACGTAACTGCCAAAGACAGCGGGGAATACACATGTCTAGCAGAAAACTCTTTTGGATTCTCTTATCAGTCAGCATGGTTGACTGTCCTGACAG AGCAATTATCTGGAGCAGCCGGGCCTTCAGAACGGAAGTCAGAAG ATGCATCAGAGACGGAGGAGGCTGTGGAGCACTTACTGCTGGAGCCAGGCGATATCCTCAAGCTGCACTGTGATGGAAACCGTACAGGGAACATCTGCTGGCACAAGGACAGCAATCGCATGCGGCAGAGCGCCAACGTGCTCTTCAGTCCTGCCGCCATAGAGATCACAGACGTAACCTACGAAGACTCTGGATTGTACGTGTGTCTGCTGTGTGGCACGGGAGAGAAGCTTCGCAGCTTCAGAATCACTGTGG ACTCACTAGGATCAGGGGATGAAGAAACTGATGATGACATGGTTGATGAAGAAGACAATGGTCAGGAAGATGCAGATTCCGAAACAGACGATGAGGAAGTCTACTTCACACGAG GACCTTACTGGACACATGTCCAGCGCATGGAGAAGAAGCTGTACGCAGTCCCTGCTGGAAACACAGTGAAATTCCGATGTCCCGCCATGGGCAGTCCGCTTCCGACCATTCGCTGGCTGAGGAATGGGCGTGATTTCAGAGGCGAGCACCGGATTGGCGGCATTAAG CTGCGGCACCAGCACTGGAGCCTGGTAATGGAGAGCGTGGTGCCGTCGGACCGAGGGAACTACACCTGCCTAGTGGAGAACATGTACGGCGCCATTTCACACAGCTACATCCTGGACGTTTTGG AGCGCTCTCCGCACCGTCCCATCCTGCAGGCCGGCCTGCCAGCCAACACCACTGCGGCAGTGGGCAGCAACGTGCAGTTTTACTGCAAAGTTTACAGTGATGCACAGCCTCATATTCAGTGGCTAAAGCACATTGAGAGAAACGGCAGTCGATATGGCCCTGATGGCATCCCCTATGTCCAGATCTTGAAG AGTGGCAGCCTGAACATGTCGGACGTTGAGGTTCTCTACCTGACTAACATCACCATGGAGGACGCTGGCGAGTACACCTGTTTGGCCGGGAACTCTATCGGATATTCTTATCAGTCTGCATGGCTCACTGTTCTACCAG AAGACGAGCTAATCGGACAGGTGGATTCGGACGAGACCAAGTATACCGACATTATCATATATGCCTCAGGGTCGCTGGCTCTGGTGATGACGATTATTATCATCATACTGTGCCGCATGCAGGCAAATTCCAACAGGGAGCATTTTGAAGCTCTCCCCGTACAAAAACTCTCCAAATTTCCCTTAGGCAGACAG TACTCAGTGGACTCAGACTCGTCAGCGAAGTCCAGTGCCTCTCTTATGCGTGTGGCTCGACTCTCCTCGAGCTGCTCTCCCGTACTGGCCGGAGTCATGGAATTTGAACTGCCTTTTGACCCAAACTGGGAGTTCAGCCGAGAGAG TTTAACCCTTGGGAAGCCACTGGGAGAAGGTTGCTTTGGACAGGTGGTAAAGGCAGAGGCGTATGGAATAAACAAGAACAGTCCAGGCCAGTCAACCGCTGTAGCAGTTAAGATGCTCAAAG ATGACGCCACTGACAAAGATCTTGCGGACCTGATCTCCGAGATGGAGTTGATGAAGGGGATGGACAAGCACAAGAACATCATTAACCTGCTGGGCGTATGTACCAAGGATG GCCCCCTTTATGTCCTGGTGGAATATGCTTCCAAGGGTAACCTTCGGGAGTTCTTGCGGGCACGCAGACCGCCTGGCATGGACTACACCTTTGATATGACCAAGGTGCCCGAGGAGCAGCTGACCTTCAAGGACCTACTCTCCTGTGCCTACCAGGTGGCACGGGGTATGGAATACCTGGCCTCCAATAGG TGCATCCACAGGGATTTAGCAGCCAGAAATGTTCTGGTGACTGAAGACAATGTGATGAAGATTGCGGACTTTGGGCTGGCCAGAGGAGTGCACCAAATTGACTATTACAAGAAAACCACCAAT GGGCGTCTCCCAGTGAAATGGATGGCACCAGAGGCCCTCTTTGACAGAGTCTACACGCATCAGAGTGACGT CTGGTCTTTTGGAGTCTTGATGTGGGAGATCTTCACCCTGGGAGGATCCCCTTACCCAGGGATTCCAGTGGAGGAGCTCTTTAAGCTGCTGAGGGAAGGCCATCGTATGGACAAGCCCTCCAACTGCACGCATGAGCT GTACGTGATGATGAGGGAGTGCTGGCATGCTGTCCCAAGCCAGAGACCCACCTTCAAGCAGCTGGTGGAAGAGCTGGACCGAGTGCTACTGTCCGTCTCCAACGAG TATCTGGACCTATCAACGCCATTCGAGCAATACTCCCCTTCTTGTGAGGACACTTCTAGCATATGCTCTTCGGACAACGATTCGGTATTTACCCACGATGCCCAGTCCACCGACCCCTGCCTACCCCAGCAGACTCTTCACTGCCAGACAGGGACCTGA